CTCAGCCTCGACCGGGTGCGCTACGTCGGCGAGCCGGTCGCCCTGGTGGTGGCCGAGACCCTGGCCGAGGCCCGCGACGCCGCGGAGGCCGTGGTGCTCGACATCGAGGACCTGCCCGTCGTGACGACGCCCGACGAGGCGGCGGCCGAGGGCGCCCCCCTCCTCCACGACGACGCGCCCGGCAACCTCGCCCTCGACTTCCGCACCGGCGACCAGGCGGCGACCGAGGCGGCCTTTGCCAAGGCGGCTCACGTCACTTCCCTCGACCTCCTCAACAACCGCCTCGTCATCAACCCGATGGAGCCGCGCTCCGCGATCGGCGTCTACGAGCCGCAAGACGGGCGCTTCACCCTGCATGTCGGCTCGCAGGGCGTGTTCGGCCTGCGCAACAACCTCGCCGACGGCGTCCTGAAGCAGCCGCGCGACAAGGTGCGGGTGCTCACCGGCAATGTCGGCGGCTCCTTCGGCATGAAGGCGCCGGTCTATCCGGAATACCTGCCGCTGCTCGAGGCCGCCAAGCGCCTCGGCCGGCCGGTGAAGTGGACCGACCTGCGCTCCGAGAGCTTCCTATCCGACCACCACGGCCGCGACGTCGCGGTGACGGCCGATCTGGCGCTGGATCCGCAAGGCAACTTCCTCGCCTTCCGGGTGAAGGGCCGCGCCAATATGGGCGGCTACCTCAACCCGCTGGCGCCGCTGTTCCAGACCGTGAACATCGCCCGCAACATGGTCGGCGTGTACCGCACCCCCGTCTTCGACGTGGAGGTCGCCTGCCTGTTCACCAACACCACGCCGATCGGCGCCTACCGCGGCGCCGGGCGGCCGGAGGGCAACTACTTCATCGAGCGCCTGATCGATACCGCCGCCGCCGAGATGAACCTCGACCGGGTCGAGTTGCGGCGTCGCAACCACATCCGCCCGGCGGACATGCCCTACAAGGCCCCGTCCGGCCTCACCTACGACAGCGGCGACTTCCCGGCGGTGCTCGACCGGGCGCTCGCCGCCGCCGACTGGGACGGTTTCGCCGCGCGGCGCGCCGAGAGCGAGGCGAACGGCAAGCTCCGGGGCATCGGCATCGGCGACTATCTCGAGATCACGGCGCCGCCGCAGAACGAGATGGGCGGTATCCGCTTCGAGGCCGACGGGACGGTGACGATCGTCACCGGCACCCTCGATTACGGGCAGGGTCACCTGACGCCCTTCGCCCAGGTGCTGCACGACCGCCTCGGCATCCCCCTCGACCGCATCCGGCTGCTCCAGGGCGACAGCGACCAGCTCATCGCCGGCGGCGGCACCGGCGGCTCGAAATCGCTGATGGCGAGCGGCACGGCCCTGGTCGAGGCCGGCGACCTCGTGATCGCCAAGGGCCGCGAGGCCGCGGCGTCCGTGCTCGAGGCCGGCCCCGCCGACATCGAGTTCCGCGAGGGCCGCTTCACCATCGCCGGGACCGACCGGGGCATCGGCCTGCTCGACCTCGCCGCCAAGGTGCGGGCCGGCCTGCCCGACCCGGCAGCGCCGAAGAGCCTCGACGTCGCCCACACCCACAAGGAATCGCCCTCGGCCTTCCCGAACGGCTGCCACGTCGCCGAGGTCGAGGTCGATCCCGAGACCGGCGTGGCGACCGTGGTCCGCTACACCACCGTCAACGATTTCGGCACGCTGGTGAACCCGATGCTGGTCGAGGGCCAGCTCCATGGCGGCGTGGTCCAGGGCATCGGCCAGGCGCTCATGGAGCGCACGGCCTATGACGAGCAGGGCCAGCTCGTGACCGGCTCGTTCATGGATTACTGCCTGCCGCGCGCCTCCGACGCGCCGTTCATGGGCTTCGAGAGCCATGCCGTGCCCGCCACCACCAACCCGCTCGGGGTGAAGGGTTGCGGCGAGGCGGGCTGCGCCGGCTCGCTGCCGTCGGTGATGAACGCCCTCGTCGACGCCCTGCGCCCCCGCGGCATCCGCCACATCAACATGCCGGCGACGCCGCAGGCGATCTGGTCGGCGCTGCAGGATGCGGGGAGCGCCGCATGAGCGAGCCCGTCACCCTGGCGGCGCAGGCCCGCGTCGATACGGAGAGCGGGAGCCGCTACCTGACCCAGCTGTGCAAGCACTGGAGCCACAAGTTCCCCGAGACCACCTTCACGCCGGAGCGCGGCGTGGTGCCGTTCGGGGAAGGCCGTCGCTTCACGGCCGAAGCCGACCCGGAGGGCCTGACCCTGCGGGTCGAGGCGCCCGATCTCGACGCGCTGACCCGGATGCAGAGCGTGGTGGCCGAGCACCTCGCCCGCTTCGCCTTCCGGGAGGATCTGGGCGGGATCGCCTGGACGCGGGTGGGGTAAGACCCCACTATCTGGCCGCGCAAATCGATCCGTCCCACCCGCGACCTCATCCTGAGGTGCCGCAGCGAAGCGGAGGCCTCGAAGGAGGGTTCCAGACGTCGCTGCGTGTGCTGGAGGCCTCCTTCGAGGCCAGCCGATCGAAGATCGGCCGGCACCTCAGGATGAGGTCGTGGATGGGAGGTGGTGCGACAGATCGCGTCCGTTCCAACCGAAAGTACTCCCACCATGACGAATACCCCCGACTTCGACGCCCGCCTCGACCGGCTCGCCGAGGTCGCCGTGAGGGTCGGGCTCGGGCTCCGGCCCGGGCAGGAACTGGTGATGACGGCGCCCCTCGACGCGCTGCCGCTCGCCCGCCGCATCACGGCCCAGGCCTACAAGGCCGGCGCCTCGGTGGTGACGACCCTGCTCGCCGACGACCAGGCGACGCTGGCGCGCTTCGAGCACGGCCACGACGACGCCTTCGACAAGGCGGCCGGCTGGCTCTACGAGGGCATGGCGAACGCCTATCGCAGCGGCGCGGCGCGGCTCGCCATCGCGGGCGACGATCCCTCGCTGCTCGCCGGCCAGGACACGGACAAGGTGGCGCGGGCCAACCGTGCCCGGTCCAAGGCCTATATGCCGGCGCTCGAACAGATCGCCAATTTCGCCACCAACTGGACCATCGTCTCGGCGGCGACGCCGGCCTGGGCCCGCACGGTGTTTCCGGAACTGCCCGAGGACGAGGCGGTCGCCCGGCTGTGGGACGCGATCTTCTCCGCCTCGCGGGTCGACGGGCCGGACCCGGTCGGCGCCTGGGAGGCGCATAACCGGGCGCTCAGCGACCGCACCCACTCCCTCAACGCGCGCCGCTATGCCGCCCTGCACTTCCGCGGCCCCGGCACCGACCTGACCGTGGGCCTCGCCGACGACCACGAATGGTGCGGCGGCGCCACCACGGCGAAGAGCGGCATCACCTGCAACGCCAACATCCCGACCGAGGAGGTCTTCACCACCCCGCACAAGATGCGGGTGCAAGGCCATGTCAGCGCGACGAAGCCCCTCTCCTACCAGGGCACCCTGATCGACGGGATCGCCGTGCGCTTCGAGGAGGGCCGCATCGTGGAATCGCGCGCCCGCACCGGGGCCGACGTGCTGGCCAAGGTGATCGACACCGACGAGGGCGCGCGCCGCCTCGGCGAGGTCGCGCTGGTGCCGGCCTCCTCGCCGATCTCGGCCTCGGGGCTCCTGTTCTGCAACACCCTCTACGACGAGAACGCGGCGAGCCACATCGCGCTCGGCCAGGCCTACAGCAAGTGCTTCCTCAACGGCGGAGCCGGCTTGAGCGAGCAGGACCTGGCCGCCCGCGGGGCCAACCGCAGCCTGATCCACATCGACTGGATGATCGGCTCGGCCGAGGTCGACGTCGACGGGGTGACGCCCGAAGGCCGGTCCGAGCCGCTGATGCGGCGGGGCGAGTGGGTCGACTGACCCTCCTGGCCGGAGCCGTCGCGCTCCGGCCTTCGCGCGGATCAGAACCGGGCGACCGCGAGGGTGCCGTCGTCCAGCGAGAGGAAGCGGATGCCGGCGCCGCGCAGGGCCGCGACCGCCTTGTGGCGCGACCGGTCCGCCTGAGCCTCGGCATCCTCCTCGAGACGCCGGACGGTGGAGAGGGACAGGCCGCTCGCTTCCGCGAGCGCCGACATCGACCAGTCGAGCAGGCCGCGCGCGGCGCGCAGGTGACGGCCCCGCACCATCTGCTCGAGCCCCTGCCGCACGCCGTCCGACACCGCCTGGCCGGAAGACTGGCCGGCGGGGCCCGTGACGCCGGCCCACTCGACGATCTCGCCCGCGAGATTGCGGACCGGGACGATCACGCTCCGGAACGGCTCCCGGATGCCCCCGGCCATCCGGAACTGCGTCGTGCCCTGGTGCACCAGCCCATGCGCCAAGGCGTGCAGGCGGATCTCCCGCGTCGTCTCGCGCTGCTCCTTCACGATGGCCGCGAGGTTGTCGGCGGCCAGCTCCTCGTCGTCGGGCGCCAGCAGCGCGCTGAAGCTCGGATAAGCCTGCGTCTCCCAGCCGATGCGGTGGGAGAAGACGAGTGTCCGTGACTGCTCGACGAGTGCGAGGTACTGGCGCTGCCGAGCCGTCTGCGTCAGTCGCAGGCTCTCGCGATCCGTGACGTCAAGGAACGTCCCCATCGCCGAACGGGGGCGCCCGTCCGGCGCGTAGCGGACCTCGCTGTTGGCGGACAGGATCCGCATCGTGCCGTCCGGCCGGATGACCCGGACGACGCGTTCGCGGCGCAGATCGCCCTGCAATACCTGCGCGGCGGTCTCGATCATGTCCCTGTCCTCGGGATGCAGCATCCCGCGCAGCAGGTCGTAGCCCGGCGAGGACAGGTGCGGCTGCAATCCGAGCAGGTGGAACAGCCCGGGCGACCAGACTTGGGTGTTCGTCGCGAACACCCAGCACCAGGAGCCGGTCAGGCCTCGCGCGTCGAGGAGGCGCAGGAAATCGCTGGATGTGAAGGTGAGATCGCTGGCGTTCATGGGGGCCGGTGACCGGGACATCGAAATCAGTCTTGATCGCGCGCATCTGCACGCGTCCCCAGGGCGCGTCAATCTCGCGAACTGTTCCCGCCGCCGGATAAGGTATCGATTCGGTACTTAGGACTATATTCAGTCATTCGTCGTAAATTGCGCCCCACCGGCGGCCTGCAAATCTGCGTCTGCTTCTCGGTCGACCACGACGCGCGAGACGCCCCGCCAGCATTGATGCGGCGGACCTTCGTGGCGGACCTGCGTGGCGGACCTGGAGCGATCAGGGTGATCCGGCGGGCGAGCGGGTTGCGTGCCGCGGGACGGACGATTGGGCATCCGGCGCTCACGGCCTCGCGCTCCTGGCGCCAGCCGTGCAGCGCTGGCGTAGAACTCGGAGGGGACGGGCAGGCGCTGCGGCCTGGCAGGCCCGCTCCCAACGAGCTTCGTCCAGGCCCGCGGATCGCGTATGCGACCAAAGCTGCGCCAAGGGGAAACGACGAACCCGGCGTCTATCCGACGAAGATGAGCTTCTTGCCGCGGTTCTCGCCGCGGTAGAGCGCGGCGATCGCACCGGGGGCGGCTTCGATACCCTCGGAGACGTCCTCGTCGAGGACGATACGGCCCTCCGCGTGCCAGCCCGCCAGCGCGGCCACCGCCTCCTCGAACCGGGCCTTGTGGTCGAGCACCACGAAGCCGCTCCAGACCAGGCGCCGGGTCAGGATCTCGCGCTCGACCCGGGGACCGGTCGGCGTCTCGGTCCAGCTCGCGACCGAGGCGGTGCCGCACTGGACGATCCGCCCGCCGACCGCCATCCGGCGCAAGGCCGCGTCGAGGATCGGCCCGCCGACATTGTCGAAATACACGTTCACCCCATCCGGCGCCTCGCGCGCCAGCGCGGTGGCCCAGTCCTCGCTGCGGTAGTTGTAGGCGGCCGCATACCCGAACGCCTCGCGGCAGCGGGCGACCTTGGCATCGTCGCCGGTGAGCCCGATCGGGCGGCAGCCGAGATTGCGGGCGATCTGGCCGACGAGCGAGCCGACGGCACCGGCAGCCGTCGAGACCAGCACCGTCTCGCCCGGCTGCGGCCGGCCGAGCGCGATCAGCCCGAGATAGGCGGTGAGCCCGTTCAGGCCGAGCAGGCCCGCATGGGCCGAGAGCGGCACCGCCTCGGCGCAGCGCCGGAAGATCGCCGAGACCGGCACGGCAGCGTAATCCTGCCAGCCGAACCAGCCGTACAGGAACTCGCCCTCGGCGACGTCGGGGCTGTTGGAGCGCACCACCACACCGACCGCCAGCGCCCGCATCGGCCCGCCGAGGGGCACGGGCTGCGAGTAGTTGGCCTCGGCGCTGGCCCAGCCGCGCTGCGCCGGATCGACCGAGAGGTAGAGGTTGCGCACCAGGATCTCGCCCGGGCCCGGCTCGGGCACCGGGACGACGTCGAGGCTGAAATCCCCGGCTTGCGGGATCCCGGCCGGCCGGCGGGCGAGCAGCACCCGGCGGTTGCGCTCGGGCAGGGTGTGGGCGGGAATGTCGGTCGGACCGGTCACGGGCGTCTCCTCCTGTCGACGCGTTCTCTCGGCGCCGCACTCGTCCCCTTCACGACCTCACGATGAGGCGATGGACGGACCCTGGGTCTGTCATTGTCGAACAGGCTCTCACAAGCCCGGCCCCTTGGCAGCCCCCAGGATCCGCCCCGGCCCGTTATTCTCGGCCTGGAGCACCACGACGTAGGAATCGGCATCGGCCACCGCCACGGCGGTGCGGGGCACCTCGTAATGGGCCGGCGTCCCGCGCCACGAGCCGACATGGTGCATGCCCCGCACCACGTTGCGGTAGGTGACGGTGCGCCCCCTATTCTCGCCGCGCCCGATCGCGACCTCGCGGGCGCGGGCGACCGGCAGCAGCCACACTTCCGCGCTGCGGCCGGGCTCCCGAGCCGGACCGACATCGATCACGATGCGGTCGGGGGCGGCCTCGCTGTGAACCGGCACCGGCAGGCTCGCACTGGTGCCGGGATCGCGGATGCTGCGCTCCAACGCCGCCCGGTCGGAGCCGACCACCGTGGCGGCGCCGTTCACCACCGCCTGCGGGGTGAAGACCTGCCGGTCGCCGCGCATCCCCGCATAAGCGCGCTGGCGCGCGGTGAACGAGGTGCTGGCGAGCGTGTCCTTCCAGCCGAGATAGTCCCAGTAGGTCACCGGCAGGGTGAGGGCGATCACGCCGGGATCGCGCGCCAGCTCGCTCACCAGCCGGTCCGCCGGCGGGCAGGCCGAGCAGCCCTGGCTCGTGAACAGCTCGACCACCGCCCGCGGGACCGCGTCCTCGGCGCGCGCCGGACCGAGGAGGCCGAGGCAGGCCGGGATCAGGCCGGCGAGCAGGCGGTGGAGGGGGGCACGCATCATGCGTCAATCAACACCCGGGCGGCGGGCGGAGAGAAGTCACGTTAGCTTGAGGCTTGAGACTGAGTGACGGGAGAGGCCGGCCCCGGAGCGCTCGCCCGGGGCAGCATCGCCGGGCGCCAGCGCCGATGCATCCACAGCCATTGCTCGGGGTACTCGCGCACCCAGGCGGCGATCACGTCGGTCATCGCCTGCATGGCGCCCTGCACGTCGACCGCGCCGCTCGCGTCCCGCGGCAGGGTCAGCGCCGGGGTCAGCTCCAGGCGGAACCGGTCGCCCGGCATCCGGATCACCCGCACCCCGTGGACCGGGCAGTCGTAGTGCCGGGCGAGCTTGGCCAGGAGCGGGTTCACCAGGGCCGGGTGCCCGAGGAAATCCACCACCACGCCGCGGGTGAAGTGCTGGTCGACCAGCATGCCGAGATGGCCGCCGCGCTCGATCACGCCTTGCATCTTGAAGGCGGCGCCGGGCCCGGCCGCCGTCAGGCCGCCCATCGTGGCGCGGCGCACCTCCTGCACCAGCTGCGCCGCCGCCGGGCTGTTCGGCGGGCGAAAGACCGCGCTCGCCTCCAGGCCGAAGCGGGCGGCGCAGATCGCCGGCAGCTCCCAGTTGCCCAGATGGGCCGAGAAGATCAGCCCCGGCTTGCCGTCGTCGCGCAAGCTGAAGAAGTGCTCGATGCCCTCGACCTCGATCCGCCCCGGCTCTGCTGCGTCCGGGTCGTAGTCGAAGATCTCGGCGAGGTGGGCGTACTCGGCCCCGGTGCGGCCGAGATTGTCCCAGGAGCCCAGCGCGATCGCGGCGATCGCGGCCTCGGTCTTCCCCGGGAAGGACTGGCGCAGGTTCTTGAGCGCGGTGCGGTGCGAGGGCAGCCGCGGCCCGATCGCCCGGGCGATCGCCGCCCCGGCGGCCGCGGCGCGGGCGGGGCCGAGCCGGCGGGCGAGCGCGAAGAGGGCGCGGATCACGAAGACCATCGGCAGGCCGGCGAGGCGGGACAGGGCGCGGTAGAGCCTCAGCTTCAGGCGCAGCACGATGATCTCACGAAGCAATCCGGTCAGGACAACGGGCAAACGGGCGGGATCGCGCAGGATTGTCACGCCCTGCACGTCGCCTCTTCTCCCGCCCGACCGGTTTGCGCAAGGGTGTGCGGGTGGTCCCCGCGCACTTCCTGCGCGACCGTGGCCTTCAGAGCGTGACGAGGATCTTGCCGAACACCTTGCGCGACTCGAGCCGCTCCAGCCCTTGCGCGAAGTCGGCGAGGGGCAGCACGGTATCGATCACCGGATTCATCCCGTCCGCCATCTTGGCGAGCGCGTCGCGGATGTTGGCGATGCGGCAGCCGAAGGAGCCGGTGATGCGGTATTGCTGCTGGAACAGCTGCATCAGGTTCATGGTGGTGGAGACGCCCGACGTCGACCCGCAGGTGACGAGCCGCCCGCCGCGCTTCAGGCAGAGCAGCGAGCCGTTCCAGGTCTCCGGCCCGACATGCTCGAACACCACGTCGACGCCCTTGCGCCTGGTCGCCTTGCGCACCTCGCCCTCGAAGCGCTCGGTGCGGTAGTTGATGACGTGGTCGGCGCCGAGCGCCCGCGCTTTCTCGCCCTTGGCGTCGTCGCCGACGGTGGTGAACACCGTGCAGCCGATCGCCTTCGCCATCTTGATCGCCGTCGTGCCGATCCCCGATCCGCCGGCATGGACCAGGATCGTCTCGCCGGGCTCCAACCTGGCATTGTCGAACAGCATGTGCTGCACCGTGCCGAAGGCGATCGGCGCGCAGGCGGCATCGGTGAAGCTCACGGTGTCCGGCACCCGCACGACGAGGCGGGCCGGCAGGTTGACGAGTTCGCGGGCGAAGCCGTCGACGTGGAAGCCGAGCACGCCGCCGACATCCTCGCAGAGGTTGTCGCGGCCCTCGCGGCAGGCGCGGCATTGCCCGCAGGTGAGCGCGCCGTAGGGCGCGACCTTGTCGCCGACCTCGAGCCCCTCGACCCCCTCGCCGAGCGCCGCGACCTCGCCGGCGGCCTCGGCGCCCACGGTGAGCGGCAGCTTGCGCTTGGCGAAGGCCATGCCGCGGAAGCCCCACACGTCGATGAAGTTGAGGCCGACGGCGCGGACCCGGATCTGCACCTCGCCGGGGCCGGGAGCATCCGGGTCGGAGACCTCGGTCAGGCGCAGGTCGCGGTCGCCGAAGAGCTGGAGGGCTTTCATCAGGGTCCTATCGTGTCTCGAACGCGCCTCACTCCGGCGTCAGATACCGCCGCCGCGCCCACCCCACGATCGGCCCGAGCTTCACCCGGCACCAGGTCAGGCCGCTCGGGGTGTCGTTGGTGCAACCGAAGCCGCGCAGGCGGCCCCGGGGCGGGGCCTGGCCGATGGCCGGGGAATCGGCGTCGGGGGCCTCGCGGATGCTGAGCGTGTCGCCGGGCGGCAGTCCCTCGACCCGAAAGAAGTCCAGCCGGCCGAAATCCTGCGCCTGGGCGCAGGCCGGACCAAGAAGGAAGGCCGCCACGGCGGCGGCGCGCGCGAGAGGGTGCCGCATGGTCCGTTTCGTCAGCTGCGGTGGATGCCCATCATCGCGGTGAGCCCGCCATCCACCGGCAGCACCGCACCGGTGATGTAGCCCGCCCCCGGGCTCAGCAGGAATGCGACGAGATCGGCCACCTCCGCCGGTGCGGCGAAGCGCCCGGCCGGAATCTGCTTCTCCATCCCGGCGCGATGGGCGGCATAGGGCGCCATCATGTCGGTGTCGATGAAGCCCGGTGCCACCACGTTGACGGTGACGCCTCGGCGTGCCGACTCGATCGCGAGCGTCCGGCAATAGGCGATCAGCGCGCCCTTGCTCGCCGCGTAGGCCGCGTTGCCCGGATTGGCCTGCAAGGCCGCCACCGAGCCGATGGCGACGATGCGCCCGGCACGCGCCCGGGTCATCGGCCGCACCAGCGCCTTGGCGAGGCGGGTGAGCGACCAGAAATTGACCTGCATCGCCGCCTCGGCGCGGTCCTGGTCGAGCACCGCCGCGAGGCTGTCGCAGGGCTGGCCGGCATTGTGGACGAAGCCGAAGATCGCCTCGCCCTCCATCACGCCGCAGAAATCCTCGAGGGCCGCCTTGTCCGACAGGTCGAGGGGGTGGGGCCGCATCCGCTGCGCGGGGTGGAGCGCGGTGAGCTCCAGCGCCAGCGCCTCAGCCGAGTCCTTCGAGCCGCGATAGGTGAAGTCGACGTCGTGGCCGGAGGCCGCCAGAGCCCGCACGATCTCGGCGCCGAGGCCCCGCCCGCCCCCGGTGACGAGGACGCGCCTGTTGTGGATCGGTGTGCTCATCGCGTGGAGCTTCCTGCGGGCTCCGCCCCAAACACCAGGCAGGTGTTCTGCCCGCCGAAGCCGAAGGAGTTCGACAGGACCGTCGTCACCGGCACGTCCCGCGCCGTCGTGACGACGTCGAGGGGGATGGCCGGATCGGGCACGGCGTAGTTCAGGGTCGGGGGCACCCGGCCGTGGGCGATGGTGAGGAGCGAGAACGCCGCCTCGACCGCGCCGGCGGCGGTCAGCGTGTGGCCGATCATCGACTTGTTCGACGAGATCGGCACCGAGCGCATGCGCTCGCCGAACACCGCGAGGCAGCCCATCGCCTCCATCTTGTCGTTCTCCGGCGTGCCGGTGCCGTGGGCGTTCACCGTGTCGATCCGGTCCGGGTGCAGGCCGGCATCGTCGAGGGCCGCGCGGATCGCCGCCACGACCGGCGCGCCGTCGGGGCTCGAGCGGGTGCGGTGGAAGCCGTCGCCCTTCTCGCCGCAGCCGAGGACATAGCCGAGGATGCGGGCGCCGCGGGCCCGCGCCCGGGCGGCGTCCTCCAGCACCAGGGCGGCGGCGCCCTCGCCCATCACGAAGCCGTCGCGGTTCTTGGCGAAGGGCTTCGAGGCCGCCTCCGGCGGGTCGTTCAGGGTCGAGAGGGCGGAGAGCAGCGAGAACCGGATCAGCGATTCCGGGTTCACCGAGCCGTCGGTGCCGATGCAGAGCGCCGCCTCGACCTCGCCGCGTCGGATCGCCTCGACGCCGAGCTGGATCGCGGTCGCGCCCGACGAGCAGGCGGTCGAGAGCGAGATCGGCGAACCCCTGGTGCCGAAGCGGTCGGCGATGCGGTCGGCGACGGTGCCGAAGATGAACAGGTCGTGCCAGTCGTCGAAGCGCCGGCTGCCCGCCGCCCGCAGCAGGTCGGCATAGGTGACGTCGCCGGTCGTCCCCGATGCCGCGGCGAGCGCCTGGCGCTGCGGCCACTCGATCTCGACCGGCGGCACCGCCATGAACAGCGCGCCCGGGAAGTCGCCAGACAGGCCTGCCTGCGCCACCGCCTCGTCGGCGGCCGCTTCGGCGAAACGCTGGGAGAGCATCGGCGCCACCATCGGATCGGCGGCGATGAAATCGACCGTGCCGGCGATGCGGGTGCGCAGGCCCTCCGTGGGGAAGCGGGTGATGGCGTGGATGCCCGAGCGCCCCGCGGTGAGGGCGGCCCAGTTGTCGGCAGTGCCCTGGCCGAGGGAGGTCACCACGCCGATGCCGGTGACCGCCACCAGTGGGCGGCCCATCGCGTCGCGGTCGCGGCTCATGCGGTCTCCCCTG
This is a stretch of genomic DNA from Methylobacterium sp. 17Sr1-1. It encodes these proteins:
- a CDS encoding beta-ketoacyl-ACP synthase; its protein translation is MSRDRDAMGRPLVAVTGIGVVTSLGQGTADNWAALTAGRSGIHAITRFPTEGLRTRIAGTVDFIAADPMVAPMLSQRFAEAAADEAVAQAGLSGDFPGALFMAVPPVEIEWPQRQALAAASGTTGDVTYADLLRAAGSRRFDDWHDLFIFGTVADRIADRFGTRGSPISLSTACSSGATAIQLGVEAIRRGEVEAALCIGTDGSVNPESLIRFSLLSALSTLNDPPEAASKPFAKNRDGFVMGEGAAALVLEDAARARARGARILGYVLGCGEKGDGFHRTRSSPDGAPVVAAIRAALDDAGLHPDRIDTVNAHGTGTPENDKMEAMGCLAVFGERMRSVPISSNKSMIGHTLTAAGAVEAAFSLLTIAHGRVPPTLNYAVPDPAIPLDVVTTARDVPVTTVLSNSFGFGGQNTCLVFGAEPAGSSTR